ttctttacatttgcatgtctttagtttgaaagttgagaggttattccgtcttttttgaaaaagctttggctttttccaaaagtgaaattttttttataggtaaaatctaaatttactaAATATTATTAATAGGATCTTGCATGTTCGAAGTTAATGGCCCCCCAATAAATTCATTTTCGGTAATAATGTGAAGTTATATTGGCTTTTCTTTGCTTATTTTTCatatctttctcttttggaccTTAGTAGATATTGATTTCTCTTtagtataaaaattaaaaagacttgataaaaataattaaaatggcTACAGAGCTTAACGTACTTCAAAataagtttgaattttttttttttcagtataACTATTACGAATTAGTTTTTAACTTGTACCATaatatactctttttttttttctgcaaactatatgttattttcttcttgctcTAGATGTTTGGcacatgttaattttttgGCCCATCCGAAGTTTGACTCCTAGCTCCTTCCCTGATTATAAGGAACAAAGCATACCATGAGATGGGAAAAAGAATCCCTCAGAGCCTGTGTTTGATTGTAGGGGATGTGATTTTCCTTGTGGTTAAAAGATTCATAGCCATTAAATTCCACATCATTTTGAATAGAGAGTCGAAAGTTTTCTCTGTTTAGGCAGTACTGAGACATAAAAATCCATGTACTCCTCATGTCCCCTGATATCCATcataagagaaaataaatttcaatatCCATTTCTTCTAGCCACAGGATTGAGGTAGCCAATTCCAGAAGGCCGCCATGAATCCGATTTTATTTCTGGCTAAATGATTCATATGAATTGAATTCCACATCAATGTGAATACAGACTGAAAAATCTTCTCTGCTTAGGCAGTACTGGAACATAACAGAAACCCCATcataacagaaaagaaaattgcagTGTCCAATTCTTCTAGCTAGATGATTGTTGTATCCATGGCCTAAGTACAATACATGACTCTAATaggaaacattaaaaataaaaaataagaagaaatttCATGATTGTGACACATAAACATTGTACTCAACAGTGGCATCTCCTGTATTAGCATCAAACCAAACAGTATGAGCTAAGACATAACCGCGAGCGAACCTGAACTGCCCCGTGCCGCCAACAATCGGCATCTCTCTCACATCGTTGAGAACTGGATTCCTCCCAAGAATGCTAATTGTACTCCCCTTGTACTTGCCGTCCTCAAAAACAAGAGTCATGACCATAAGTAATGCAATATCATTTTGTGCAGCCATGGAGTAAAATCCTTGTGCTCTTCCAATGATCTTCGATTTGGGGTCTTGCTCTTCAGTCAGTGCATTATCAATCATCATAGTACTGCCAAATCCGGCACTCGAGCCGTTAGGGGGCCCGATAATTCTAACAGAGGTGGGGTTTTTGCCACTAAGGATATCATGGAAGAAAAAGTGGAGATGGCTCACGTTTTCCGTTTTATCGGATCTGCCAAATTGCCTAATTAGAACTCCATCAGTGGAATGGAAAAGGGTAGAGCAGAAGACGAAGAGAGAGCAATAGAGAAATAATGAAGACATATTAGTGTCTCCAGCGTTTCACAGTGTGTTTATGATAGTGGTAGATTTGTGGTCATTTTAAAAGATTGGGCAAGGGAGCAAGGGGTAAAATCTAGATGTTGTTAACATTACTCCAAAGTCCTTAAATAATGGTTGCTCTGGTGGTTGGATTTTCAAGCAACCACTGCTTTCTGTTGTTCTAAGAATAATGGTTTCAGCTTACATTCTTTTAAAGCAAGGATGATTGAAACCAATGCTTGGGAAACAAATTTCTCTTGCAATTTGCATTTGCGCTTTAGTCTATTATAACGTCAGCCGACCAAAAAGAAAGCTACCATATGTCGTACGCAACATGAAACTTTGAAATGTAATTTCATGACAGACATGAGTTTGGTGGTTTGTTAAGGTTATGTGAGCCTTAAGTTATGTCACTTATAGGATGACGACAACGGAAACAATTAATGATAACAACAATTTACTTTTTCCTTTATCCAAAATTATACTTCAAGTTCGGACAAAAGtcagaatttttaaattgtCCCATCACTGACATGACCATCGCCGCCTTCACCCCCGCCACCACCATTAACAGATTTACCAACTACCACTACATGTTGACTGAGGAGTGGAAATAGGGATTCTTTGAGTTCTTTGGCTTGGTATGAAGTTCCAAACTTGTCCTTGATTGAAGGTCCAAGAAGTATGTGCCTGTCTAGAATTCACATCAAAtcaccacaaaatcttatattCTTATTCCAACAAAGTCTCATAAAAAATTGTAACACAAAATTTTTCTAGTTCATCCCATCAAACACccattaaacaaacaaaagcatAGAAGTTTTTTAGTTTCATGAATTTACATTCACATCCATAATTTCTGATATTGCGCTACTTCttgtcttcaaagttcaaaacaAAAGGTTGTACGAAGGGAATGTAAAGGTGGGAGCTGAATCGGTTTTCAGTTCTAACAGTAAGTGTTATAGGCTATTTGTGTTTGACCACCAAATTTAGTAGCCATCATGTTAATTTGTGACACATCTTGTTCTCCTGTTGTCATTTGAGTTACAACTTATCCTCTATATAATTTTACAATTCTGGAAAGGAAAATTTTGGCTCTTTATTTGGGTCAATTGTTGTTCAGTcaaaaatgattttatttgGTTTAACTACTATTGACACTTTATTTCACCAGAACAGTAAaacctcttttttattttattttttattttcctactAAAATGCAAACTTGTAGatattgtttcttttcatttaacacaaaaaatttcatagaAATTCTCGGTTACTAAGAGCCCATTTGGTATCCTATTTGGATCCAttttttcaaactcaaaaataaccataattcatgtttggtaaagcccaatcttaaaaacaaaaaaaatgaggtTTTACGGTTATTTTTTTTCGCTCTCTTGTCTCTCTCTGCTTCACACCTACTGGTCTccctaatctctctctctctcctccctctttattgttttttttgttttttgtttttgttaatttcaatttgggaatATAgggtcattttttattttctaattttaattcgaattttttttattttaaaaatagtttggagTTCAATAACAAgtttttagatcttaaaatcaatatttaaaaactcatgtttttttttaaatatcatgattttttctaaattttttagtagtgctattaaaaaagaaaagaaaaaaggaaacaatctAAACTCAAGTGATGCAACATATGACTTCCAATACCATTtacaatatatttttctttggcttTTCAGTTTGTAGTAATAAATTTGAAGTAGTTTGTTGCTCATTGTTTAAGTTAAATTGAGCATTGATATCTGCTTCGGACCTCAAGCGTCTGGAAAAAGTCTCCTAAGGAAGGAAGCATTTTCCTCGCTTagcccaaaaaagaagaagaaaaaaaaaaagacagaacATTTTCCTCGATTACATTTGATAAATACTTTCCATTTAACATTCTGTCACAATTTTCTGGTTATCATGCATATCCTTCTGCATTTCAAATTATGGTGGATTGGGCTACCAGCCTATTATGGATCTGCTCTGCAGGTATGGTAGGAAGAGCCTCTAACTGAGAGAGATCAAAATCTAGGATATGTTGGAAGATGCACAACCTCAACTATCTTCAAAGATTTGAGCAAacctaatttattttataatttatttacaattGATTTGGGACATTTCATTTGATATTCTAGGAGAGTTGTCAAATGGCTGAGGATTGGAAATATACAAAGATATATgttaaacaaaatatatgcTACCATCAGTATAAAGagccaaaaatgaaaaagaaaggaaaaacgaAAATCTTCTTACATCATAGCTCGAAACCATTGGTTCCCTtcaattgttgttgttgctgcacCACTAAAATCGAAGGATTGCTGTCGAAATCTGATGAAACAAGCAGGTCCCCGATGACCCCTAATTCAGGGAACTCACTCCACTCTGAGAAACCTAATGTCTGAGGGGAATCCAAGCCATTCCTCCTCCCAACTATGATAAGCTCAAACTCATTCATTATAGACCGAAGGATTCGAGTTGTTTGAACTGCATCTTTCGCCGTCTCTTCGATGTATTTAACATGCGCATTGGCCACACTTTTCTGCTTAAATTCCTTCAACACCTCATTATCGAGAACTTTTTCCCAATCATTCATAGTTTTACCATCCTCAGCATCTAATCGTACCACAGTGAGGCTAAAGCTCCCGGGGTCTTTGGTCACCCGTTTTGCAATTGTCAAGGCCTCCCTATCGTCACGACCACCTAAGAAGACCATGGCAATGCGATACAACGATGACGAATGTCTCAAATGACCACGATGGACAATAATTCCAATGGAGCAAGGGGCCCTTTCTAGGACACTACTATTTAGTGCCCTCCTAGTATTGTCATCAGACTCTATGCCGCCATCAAAAGTGAATTTTCGATGAAATGGGAGTAAGATAATGGATGTAAGTTTGTCAAGAGCGAGTGTGTGTGGAAAATGATAGAGAGAATATGATGATGGGGAGAATATgtttttgtggaaaatgatGGAGAGAATATGATGATGGGGAGAATATGTTTTCTCATTGTGTTTTTGGTTACAGGATTACAcacgtatatatgtataagctAGGGACCACCACCTTGACTTTAACCCCTAATTATAGGAAAACTATAATTACAAGCAACCACCACCTTGACTTTAACCCCTAATTATAGAAGAACTATAATTACAAGCAACAAGATCAAATCCCCTAAATTAAGGAAATCCCATAAATCAAGGAAATCCCCTAAATCAATCACAGCTAGCAGCCACCAAGCTATACTTCCAATACTCCCCCTCAAGCTGGATCAAGGGGATTAATTGATCCAAGCTTGGAGAGCAAGCGTTGAAACTGAGTGGAAGCAAGAGACTTGGTGAAAACATCAGCAAGTTGATCATGGCTCCGAGTGAATGTGGTTTGAATTACCTTGGACTGAACCTGTTCACGAACATAGTGACAGTCAACTTCAATGTGTTTGGTCCGTTCATGGAACACGGGATTGGAGGCAATATGCATAGCTGCCTGATTGTCACAAAAAAGAGACATAGGTTTGTTGCTCAAAAAACCCAAGTCTGAGATAAGGCTCTTGAGCCAAATGAGTTCACATGCAGTGGAAGCCATTGCTCTATACTCAGCTTCGGCACTTGAGCGAGCAATtacattttgcttttttgcTCTTCCATGTCACGATGTTTCCTCCAACAAATGTGCAGTAGCCTGTAGTGGATTTTCTATCAATAGCATTCCCTGCCCAGTCAGCATCGGTGTATGCCATGATTTGAGTATGACCATTGTTTTTCATGATAATTCCACGACCAATGGAGCCCTTGAGGTATCTTAGAATTCTTTTAACAACATTTAAATGAGCCTCAGTGGGTGCATGCATGAATTGACTTACAAGACTGACGGCGTAAGTTATATCCGGTCTAGTAATGGTGAGATATATAAGCTTACCCACCAGTCTTTGGTAGTAACTTATATCGCTGAGAGGCTCTCCTTCCAAGTCCAACTTCAATTTGCTATCAAGAGGTGTACGGGCCGGTTTGCAATCTATCATCTTCACTTCTTGAAGCAAGTCAATCACATACTTCCGTTGACTTAAAAACAGTCCCTTGGAAGAAGTAGCCATTTCAATCCCAAGGAAGTATTTTAACACTCCTAAGTCTTTAATGGCAAATTTCTGATGAAGAGAATGCTTAAGAGTGTTAATCTCATCAATATATGatgatatcatcaacatagattagaACAACTAATTTGCCAACTGATCCAGTTCGAACAAACAAGGATGAATCAGCATGACTTCTCTTGAAACCAAACTTTTCAAGTACAGAGCTCAGCTTGGCATACCAGGCCCGTGGAgattgtttcaatccataaatGGATTTGTGAAGCTTGCAAACCATACTTGAATTCTGTGCTTGTGGATGACCAGGAGGTAATTGCATGTAAACTTCCTCTTCAAGATCTCCATGCAAAAAAGCATTTTTTACATCCATTTGGTACAACGGCCACTCATGATTAACTGCAACAGATAACAAAACCCTCACTGTACTCATCTTAGCCACAGGAGCAAATGTCTCCTTATAATCAACTCCAAATGTTTGAGTAAAACCGCGAGCCACCAACCTTGCCTTGTGTCTTTCAATGGAACCATCAGaattaaatttggttttgtaGATCCACCTACTGCCTACCACCTTCTTTCCCTTTGGAAGCTGGACTACACTCCAGGTTTTATTTTCATCCAAAGCCTTGAGTTCTTCTTCCATGGCTAGCCTCCAAACATCTTGAAGATTGGCTTCTTGAAAATTCCTTGGTTCACTTTCATTTGACAATTTACTGAGAAAAGCTGCATGGGAGTGAGAGACTTTGGAGTAATTTACAAACTTGTGAATTGGGTACCTGACATTGAACTTGTGAATTGGGTACCTGACATTGAACGTTACATAATCTTGTAGCCTTGATGGTGGATGTCTATCTCGAGTTGGATAGGTTCAGCTCCACTCTCTTCTATAGATGATGTGTCATTGTCATGAGGAACAACTTGTGCTTCAGAGGCTTCAGTTTCAtctccttcagaggcttcagTTTCATCTCCAATAATCACGTTGTCAATATTGGTTGCATGAGAGTCACTGTTGTGAGGTACTGAATGAACACAATCACTTGTTTCGGCTGGATTTGGTAATGGAAAGAAATCCAGTAAGTGCTCCCCCTGACGATTTTGATCTGATGGTTTGTTGAAATACGGTTTGATCTCATCAAACCTTACATCTCTTGAGACAAATAGCTTCCTGGAACATGGATTGTAACATTTGTAACCTTTTTGAGTGGAGGAGTAACCCATGAAAACACACTTAATTGCCTTGGGATCTAGCTTGTCTCGGTGATGGGATTGGATATGAGCATAACAAGTACATCCAAAAATTCTCAGATGGGACaggttaatttttttgttttgcatgacCTCATATGGTGATTTTGAATCCAGAACCCGACTAGGCAGTCTGTTGATGAGGTAGGTAGCTGCAAGAACTCCTTGAGACCAAAACCTCTTAGGCACATTCATTTGTAACATTAGAGCCCTGGTTTTCTCAAGTAGATCCCTATTCTTCCTTTCGGCAAttccattttgctgaggagTACCTACACAACTTGTTTGATGTATAATGCCATGTGTGCTCAAATAGTTAGTCATATTTTTGGATGTATATTCAGTGCCATTATCAGACCTTAGTATGTGAATTTGAGACGAAAAatggttcatgacaagattaTGAAAATTCTTGAAAGCATCCATGACTTcacttttgaattttatgagGTACAACCAAGTGACTcttgaaaaatcatcaacaaagGTAACGTAGTACCTATAACCATCAAAAGACTCTAGAGGTGTAGGTCCCCAAACATCGGAGTGCACCATCTCAAAAAGTTTGCTAGCTCTAGATATGGAAGAATTAAATGGAAGTCTAGTAAATTTTGACAAATGACAGATTTCACATACAAGTGAGGATTTGCATAATCTAGGGAACAAAGTAGACAAAACAAATTCTGAGGGATGTGCTAGACGTTGGTGCCACAACTGATGTTCTAGATTTGAACTGACTTGGAACCCTTTTGGAACATTAAGGttctttgaaaaatagtacagcccaTTTAGGTAGTGACCTTCACCAATCAGCTTCTTGGTGGCTAGATCCTGAAAAACAACATTGTGAGGGGAGAAAATAGCACGACAGTTGAGAGAATTTGTAATCCTTCCTACGGACAGCaattgaaaaggaaaggaTGGAACATATAATGCTGTGGACTCAACATTATTTGAAATTAGTTTAACTTTCCCTCTACCTAGAACGGGTACACCTCTACCATTTGCTATAGAAACTAGTGATGGTGTAGTGTAGCTTTCAAAATTGTATAGCTTTGAATATTGATTTGTCATGTGATCAGTGGCACCTGAGTCTATAATCCAAAAATCATGAgaatgactaacatttagagCAGTTGAAAGAGCACATATAATACCTGGAACATCTCCTTGAGGTACACGATTAGACTCAGCTAAGAGTCCTGCAAACTGCCCAAGGAGAGCAGTTTGATTTCCAGCAGTCAATACTTCGCCTGTGCttccttttttggtttgaagaTAGGCAGAGAATTCATTTATCAAGTTAGCCGGATTGGCTGTGAAGTTTGTCAGCCCATCAATTGATGTAGCAGCAGCAGTagcatggtttttgtttgtatGTGATCTGGTTTGTGAGCCCTTGTAGTCTCTTGAAGGCTTGTTCTCAAACTTTGGCTTCAACTCAGGGTGTAATATCCAGCATCGATCTATTAGATGTCCAATATTATTGCAGTGTAAGCACTTCAGATCTGGCCTTTTTCCCTTGTACACTCTATCTCCAGATGACTTGTGGTTTGTCACAAACGCTCTAGCCTCAGACACACTAGATTTGATGTCAACATTCATGACTTTCCTACGTACTTCTTCTCGCTGGATAGTAG
Above is a window of Prunus persica cultivar Lovell chromosome G2, Prunus_persica_NCBIv2, whole genome shotgun sequence DNA encoding:
- the LOC18787221 gene encoding dirigent protein 22; translated protein: MSSLFLYCSLFVFCSTLFHSTDGVLIRQFGRSDKTENVSHLHFFFHDILSGKNPTSVRIIGPPNGSSAGFGSTMMIDNALTEEQDPKSKIIGRAQGFYSMAAQNDIALLMVMTLVFEDGKYKGSTISILGRNPVLNDVREMPIVGGTGQFRFARGYVLAHTVWFDANTGDATVEYNVYVSQS